CGCCACAGCCACGGAGGTTCACAGCCTGGCACGTCTTGAACAGAGGCTTGCTCTTGTGGCACCTGTAATGAAGACCACTTTCATGTGCTTAAGAATGTGGGCATTTCAGTCACGTAAGACCTTTCTATACCcaatgatgcatttttttcattgcagttaGGTTAATGTAACATCACCCATGCCAGAACCACACAGGATTTCAGATTAGTATACACTATGGAGGAGTATTTTCCTGGTAAGGCCGTTACCACTGTTCTATATCTCAGGTTTGCATCTGATTGTGCAGCAGATAGAACTGAGGatgttcatttcatttaataataGCCCAGAAGAAACTTGGGACACGATTGCCTGAGAGGCAATGGCTTTTGCCATGCAACAATACTGCTGATGTTTGAAGACATGAGACTTAAGATGTTCAACAAGAATATTCAGCAAAGTGTTTCCCATTAAAAACGTCTTTTATTCGTCACGTTTTCCATGGAAAGACCTCGTGGTGGGGCAGCTCCAGCAACCGGAGCGCAGCAGGAACGGCGATGGGCCTCTGAGGAGGGACAGGCGTGAAGGAGGAGGTGCTCGGGGAAGGAACAACTGACGTGTGGGGCTCAgaccggggctggggggccgggccgggccgggccgggccgggccgggtcAGAGGACCCGCGACCAGCCCCGGCACGGCGGGGTCGCTGCAGACGGGCACCCAGCGGGGCCCCTCACGAGGCCCCCTGCCACCGCCCCCTCCCTACCCGGGTGGTTCCAACCGACCGACGCCGGGCGTGCCTCCGTGACGTCACGCAGGGGGCGGGGCGCGACTCCGCGGGCGGTGGCTCTGCCCCTCCCCTCTCGCTCCCcgtttcccctcctcctcctcgcggCAGCGCGCATGCCCCGTCGGCGTGCCTAGGCCAAGGCCGGCAGGAGGCGGAGCCGCCGCCAGCGGGCGGGCCCCGCGCTGGCCCcgcctcctccccttcctccctccctcctcctcctcctcctcctcctcctccccgcccccctcccgccGGCTCCttcccgccgcccgccccccgcgCCGCGCGCGCCTCGCCTCGCGCCGGCGCCGCTGCCCCGTCGGCCGCGGCTGCTGCGGGAACAAAGGAgggaagcggcggcggcggcggctgctccGCGCCCCTCGCCCTGCCGGCAGCGGCCCGCAGCCACCCGACGAGCCCGCCGCGGGGCacccggcccccgccgccaaCAGGTAAGGGGGCGCCGGGGGGCGAGCTGAGGCACGCGGCGCGGGAGGCGGCCTCAGTGCCAGCCCCCTCACTGCCGGCCCTGCCGCAGACAATGAGGCGGCCGCGGCCCGGCCGTGACTCAGGGCTTTGCGAGGcacggcccggctcggcccccccccccccccccggctggggTTCTCGGCCCTCGGCCCGGCCGCCCGCGGGTCTTTgtgcggcggggggggggagccgaGCGCCTGGCGGTGCCGTGCCTTTTGTCTCGGCCCGGGCGGCGTTTCCCGGCGGCGCCGCTACGTTTTAAGTCGCGGCCCGTCTGCTCCGGGGTCGGCAGCGCCCGGGTTTCGCCGTACGGGTGTGTGTGCGCTTCGGCTGGGGGACCGCGGGGACGCTCGGTTCACAAGCCGAGCAAAACATCCCCCTTCGGCCTCGGGGAGCACCACTCGCTCACCCCGGAGGCACGGTAAAATCACTGTATTTtatccctcccccccccagccgaAGGGAAACTGCTGGGTTGTGACCCGCTCGGGAGCTttgtgcggggggggggggggtgtttcTGTGAGCCTCTGGTCATCTGTCAGGCCCGCTGCCCGccgctcctgctgccagctggggaTGAAAATGGCTGTTGGAGGCGCCTGGCTCGTGATGCTGCATTTTCCCGACAGAACCGAAGCCTCCGCTCCGCACTCGGCCCTCCCTCTGGAAAGGAAGCCGTCGTCGTGCTAATCggattttatattttcccctcGCAGTGGGTGTATGCTCGGCTGCCTCGGCTCTGTGGGCTGTGTAGGAGTTGGCAGCCTTCGGAGATATAAATAGAAGCTGATTTCAGAGGCCCCTGTTGACGGGGTTTTGTGTCTGAGGCTGTGGCTCAGCCTGTCACATTGCAGCCTTGTGACAGGCGGAAGCTAATGCGCTCGCACATGTGACCCGCGCTTCTGAGAAATGCTACGGCAGGCAGGCAGGCGCATGTGATGGCATTGGGAGCTGGATTTCCAGGGGGACAGGGCTCAGTCCGGGGGAAGCCATCAGATCGCTGCTGGTACTCCAAGGAGAGGTCCAGCAGGGGAAGACTGATTGGAGAAGCGTGGGGTTTGCCTCGTCTGAATCTGAAATCCCTGCTTGTGCTGGTTTTGGTTCAGAAGGCTATACAGCCGGGTCTGTTGTGGTGGATAGTCGATTCACTTCGGGTAAGTGCGTTATAATTGTTTGCCTGCTGGTGatgcttgcttttaaaagaaacaagtgaCACCCAGACCTTCTTCAGGAGCCTAAAAAGCACAGTTTGTAAAGTGTTGGATAACAACTTGACCTTTTCGATCAGGGGCATGTGTTTCAAGTAGTGTGGGAACGTGCTGACAAAGGAGCTGTGAAGACTGTTGTTTGTAGTGTTTTAAAACAGCCTTAGCACCTAAGGATAGGTTTAGTGAGTGGTGAAACAGCATGTTAATTTGAAAGTGAGATTGATGGTGGTAGCATATTTCATAACTCTTTGAGCTTACCTGCCTACTAGGAGGGCAGAAGTAGGGTCTTTGCTTTAGATAAGCATAAACCTGCAATGTAGGTAAGGTTgggtttctgttttcttgttttgatttctttagtTAGGTCATACTTTGTGCTGACTTCCTCAGCTGGCATTTGTGGCTGTAAATCCTTAGTGTTCTATCAGAGCAAGCGTGAAGCTGTTCTGCGGGACTACCTATATCTATACAGCTATCTGTACCTGGAGAAATGAGGTCCCGTGATCCCCTGCAGACAAACAGATTAATTTTACTTGTTCATCTCCTGTtattgatttactttttttttcccagaaacttAGTTTAACTAAACAAAGGTTGCTTTGCCCTTAGTTGCAGTTATCATACTACTGAAATCTAAGTTTAGTAATAGCAGTGTAGTGTTTCTAAATtgtaagtattttttctgtacagTGCAATAAACCTGCCTTTGACATTTTTGAGTTCTCACAAACATCAAGTGGtcaagtatttttcattcttatgtGTGCTCCTGAGTAGGAAGACAGTCAGTCATCAAGAGATGACGCTAAAATAAATCTCTCCAAGTGCCATGTATAGTGCTTCTTCTAAATCTTGGGAGGACAAGAACAATATTCTTGTGTGTCCTCAATTTGTAATAGATTGCTTGATTGCCATGCtccagttttgttgcccttgGGAATGAAGGATTTGGTTGCTACATCAGTTTTTCTGTTAACCTTGCTTTGCAGAGGTTAACCAACAGTGAAGGTGAAGTGTCTTTGTTCCTAGCAACTGCAGTTTGTGGCAGAGAGCTAGTGCTGACTACATTTAGAAGGTGCAGAAGTCTTGCTGCAACTTTATTAAGACAAAGGATTTAACTGGCAGCATGATAGAATGAGTCCAGCAGTTtaaagttgttgttttcttttctgaagagtaAGATCAGGTCTAAgcttatttcagaaatgctgtttggGTTCTGTTGAAGAGCTTGCTGTACACATGTTGTTGCCAGTTAATACTAAGTATCAGCTTTCATACACAACCTGAGGAGTATTCAAGGCCTTGTTTTGGAAACTCCTTCTAAAGATAGGAATACAGATTAATGGCTGTTGCCAATACTTAAGGGATTTTTACTCTTCCTTTTAATAAGCATATTATGAAAATCAGACCTACTAATAGTGGAACTAGCATCAAAATGATGCAATATCAACATTGCTGAAAATGTGGGGTTCTCCTGCTGGAGCCTGAAAAACTAAGCTATGTTAGTTGCCACAATTACTTGGCAGATACAAGTTTGGTCTTGTTTATTCTGCATATCCACGTTAATGTTCAGAGGCTGGTAATAAAGGGCTGTTTTCGCCATTACGTTGAATTTGGTCGTAACCTGTACACGCATCTAAGTGTCCAACAAGCATGTTACTGTTATACTGAGAAgtactttttcttcccttgaagGTTCATAATGATGTTACTTAGCAATACGATTGCAGTATTGAATAGTATATTAATGTCCATATAAACCTCCTTAAGAATGCTGATATCACCTTTTGGGGGCAGGGTGAGCAGGCATACTTTGATTCCTTAACCCTGTAATTGATCTTGGTGACATGCCAGCTCCTAATGCAgttcttggttttatttacaGCATCGAGATGACTCAGGAGACAAACCAGACCCCAGGGCCCATGCTGTGTAGTACAGGATGTGGATTTTATGGAAATCCTAGGACAAATGGGATGTGTTCTGTTTGCTACAAAGAGCATCTTCAGCGACAGCAGAATAGTGGCAGAATCAGCCCAATGGGTAAGGGTACCcaatgtgtgttgtttttttttgtttgattttatttgttgttgctgctatgtcttttttttaactaaaacatACAGATGATGAAGAAGAATCCCAGAACACATTTCATAAGAACTTCTAAGGCTGTGTGCTAAAATAATGAATGTCAAAGAGAATACTACtttaaacacagtaaaaataaaaatgcatttgtgtaACGTGTTGAGGTCTACctttagctttcttttccacttaCCCTTCAGTGTAAGTATATTCTTACACAATCTCTGTATTTTGGCTGCTAGCAGTATAGTTTGTCTTGTAAGTAAGAAGTAATGTGCAGTATAATGAATAATGTGTGCAGTGTATTCTTATGCACAGTTCATAACCATGTACAAGAATATTTGACTAATGTATTCTACAACTCGTTTCTAAATGGCTTTTCAAATCCTTGTTATGTAGGAACAGCCAGTGGTTCAAACAGTCCTACCTCAGACTCTGCATCTGTACAGAGAGCAGACACTACTAGCTTAAACAACTGTgaaggtgctgctggcagcacatcTGAAAAATCAAGGTAAGTTGAAAGTATTGCTGAGTTTGAATGAACTTGTGAGTGTGTAGCAAGTTAGAGGCTGGCAGTAATTTTGATCTACTGCACTGAATTTCTGCAGAGCAAAAGGGGACGGTGTACCTGACAGTGCTTTATGAATCTTTATAAACAATGAGTGACCAAAATTTTTGGTGTTGGGCTGCTGCATTTTCAGTGTATCTGGAGAAGTACTTTGCTGCAGATTTGACTATTTCCTTCAAGGGGAACTAGAgtccaaaatgtgttttgaagaTGGTCAGGAGCGTGTATTAGTAGTAATTAAACAAGTAGTTTGTTTAATGGGTTTGGACAACTTAAACTTTTATTATGTACTCAAAACTAATGTAAAATTACATGTTTCGCTGTACATAAACAGAAATGTGCCTGTTGCCGCTTTGCCTGTTACGCAGCAAATGACAGAAATGAGCAtttcaagagaggaaaaagtaacACCGAAAACAGAGACTGAGCCAGGTATGTTTGCAGCTTAACACTGGGTACCACTGGTGACTTAAG
The genomic region above belongs to Oxyura jamaicensis isolate SHBP4307 breed ruddy duck chromosome Z, BPBGC_Ojam_1.0, whole genome shotgun sequence and contains:
- the ZFAND5 gene encoding AN1-type zinc finger protein 5 encodes the protein MTQETNQTPGPMLCSTGCGFYGNPRTNGMCSVCYKEHLQRQQNSGRISPMGTASGSNSPTSDSASVQRADTTSLNNCEGAAGSTSEKSRNVPVAALPVTQQMTEMSISREEKVTPKTETEPVVTQPSPSVSQPSTSQSEERAPELPKPKKNRCFMCRKKVGLTGFDCRCGNLFCGLHRYSDKHNCPYDYKAEAAAKIRKENPVVVAEKIQRI